A genome region from Osmerus mordax isolate fOsmMor3 chromosome 27, fOsmMor3.pri, whole genome shotgun sequence includes the following:
- the glulb gene encoding glutamine synthetase, producing the protein MATSSSAQLSKAVKQQYMDLPQGDKVQAMYIWIDGSGEGLRCKTRTLDSEPKTIEDLPEWNFDGSSTYQSEGSNSDMYLIPVVMFRDPFRKDPNKLVLCEVLKYNRKPAETNLRLSCKKIMTMVENQHPWFGMEQEYTILGTDGHPFGWPSNGFPGPQGPYYCGVGADKAYGRDIVEAHYRACLYAGVEICGTNAEVMPAQWEFQVGPSEGIKMGDHLWIARFILHRVCEDFGVVASFDPKPIPGNWNGAGCHTNFSTKEMRDEGGLKAIEDSIDRLGKRHDHHIRAYDPKGGLDNARRLTGHHETSNIHEFSAGVANRGASIRIPRTVGQEKKGYFEDRRPSANCDPYAVTEALVRTCLLAEEGDESTEYGS; encoded by the exons ATGGCTACTTCATCCAGTGCCCAATTGAGTAAAGCTGTGAAGCAGCAGTATATGGACCTTCCTCAGGGTGACAAGGTTCAAGCCATGTACATCTGGATCGATGGATCTGGAGAGGGACTACGCTGCAAAACTAGAACTTTGGATTCTGAACCCAAAACCATTGAAG ATCTCCCAGAGTGGAACTTTGATGGCTCCAGTacctaccaatcagaaggctcCAACAGTGACATGTACCTGATCCCTGTGGTCATGTTCAGAGATCCCTTCAGAAAAGACCCAAACAAACTTGTTCTGTGTGAAGTGCTGAAATACAACCGTAAACCTGCTG AAACCAACCTCCGTCTGTCCTGTAAAAAGATCATGACGATGGTTGAAAACCAACACCCATGGTTTGGTATGGAACAGGAGTACACCATCCTGGGCACCGACGGGCATCCTTTCGGCTGGCCCTCCAACGGCTTCCCTGGGCCCCAGG GGCCGTATTATTGTGGGGTCGGAGCGGACAAGGCCTACGGAAGAGACATTGTGGAGGCCCACTACAGAGCCTGCCTCTACGCAGGGGTGGAGATCTGCGGCACCAACGCTGAAGTCATGCCAGCTCAG TGGGAGTTCCAGGTAGGGCCTTCTGAAGGCATTAAAATGGGGGACCATTTGTGGATCGCTCGCTTCATCCTGCACCGCGTCTGTGAGGACTTTGGAGTAGTCGCCTCATTTGACCCCAAGCCCATTCCTGGAAACTGGAACGGCGCTGGCTGCCATACAAATTTTAGCACCAAGGAGATGCGGGATGAGGGAGGGTTGAA AGCCATCGAGGACTCGATAGATAGGCTCGGGAAGAGACACGACCATCACATCAGGGCGTACGACCCCAAAGGGGGTCTGGACAATGCCCGGCGCTTGACGGGTCATCACGAGACGTCCAACATCCACGAGTTCTCGGCGGGCGTAGCCAACCGCGGCGCTAGCATCCGCATCCCCCGCACCGTGGGCCAGGAGAAGAAGGGCTACTTCGAGGATCGTCGCCCGTCCGCCAACTGCGATCCGTACGCCGTCACGGAGGCGTTGGTACGCACGTGTCTGCTGGCCGAGGAGGGCGACGAGTCCACCGAGTACGGCTCATGA
- the LOC136936582 gene encoding regulator of G-protein signaling protein-like — protein sequence MKSTGEIDDQLPDILRDVVFVDFFNTFLNLPVFGQTPVFFLSGNKWFPCPAIGQRVNRRGFLKWLTAHRLPSFKDTELFRCYKLCKELLDFSQYHSKADQWLLKKCIGSVRGMNRFCTFIQSSRGEELVAFCVRVSRLLAMNAEDPRCHSLLTVIKVVHLREGSSVPTACRISTDAFVDIMSGDHPDGDRKQVLAQMYTKALQRLQVYWLPQFLQCCKTSIQRVSECSSVAQQYSSIASLEAAAVDLRPFPQDAGLGLGLEEKEGLPPGSSTVTYCSKHTKRLLWTEPQEPATTTLEAEGLRPSFCQWLPFGAATDQEGCTNVVHNQMDFQAVATDAEPKKTPLTSKEGSGQAREADPCLASTAPSRQAESQVKEVVVPHVCLETPALYLPVNLPVPASPPELRGLRYLTLALSADGIAGGPFHAFLREKSLRAQLCHLALWQELELFLRMSLRAQGDDSFDGHKQAVARRIILIYLSEAAETEVQLEAETSSHLSRLLPSGAVIPWIYKARHEICQVLWVSYDAFLDEEDNCFSSYVFDNDKSEDENCGWILTSSGHHTAEQQRCRMREALALSQACCSHGDDASRVSEESWAQIALEDVARGGSVHMQYIKCVKYLQCKADIIFQVSQMQHVTCATLYNVQEMVSKSLESTWFKVYQDTFPPCPTVVTDTTQRATLLSNKLRNVWRVLTRFIKSVCKFRNAMKDPSTRSTFEQYLRHSYASFSEACSDIMLNQTHSDAPLPPKEEGDAPMKVRVINRKVIVVDFLVNDLSFYLECERFRSLADACAVMESAGMNGENDHDMLHKKADMIVMLFLKSEISPKLRINIAENQRDFILQHFWEGEVDRGLFHPAILSVFPNLIFCWRKFCCQKVTNNLTVVKGTKKPPLTSPDYLNPLKDQYRKIKTITSAAEEQTTLRFTIHHGLRLILPLFRSEVKALSTIRISVPNYHTQMAA from the exons ATGAAATCCACCG GTGAAATTGATGACCAGCTACCAGATATATTAAGGGATGTAGTCTTCGTGGATTTTTTCAACACATTTCTAAATTTACCG GTGTTTGGACAGACTCCAGTTTTCTTTCTGTCAGGAAACAAATGGTTTCCGTGTCCTGCTATAGGCCAG CGGGTCAATAGAAGAGGGTTTCTGAAGTGGCTGACAGCCCATCGACTGCCTTCTTTCAAAGACACCGAGTTGTTCAGATGCTATAAGCTCTGTAAAGAGCTCCTTGACTTCTCACAGTATCACTCGAAAG CGGACCAGTGGCTACTTAAGAAGTGCATTGGCAGTGTCAGGGGAATGAATCGATTTTGCACTTTCATACAAAGCTCTCGAG GCGAGGAGTTGGTAGCGTTCTGTGTTCGAGTGTCGCGGTTGCTTGCGATGAATGCCGAGGACCCCAGGTGCCACTCTCTCCTGACTGTGATCAAGGTAGTTCACCTCAGGGAGGGGTCAAGTGTGCCGACTGCCTGCCGCATCTCCACAG ATGCCTTCGTGGACATTATGTCCGGTGACCATCCTGATGGTGACAGAAAGCAAGTCTTGGCTCAGATGTACACCAAAGCCTTGCAGCGGCTCCAGGTCTACTGGCTCCCTCAGTTCCTGCAATGCTGTAAGACCTCCATACAACGTGTATCCGAGTGCAGCTCTGTCGCTCAGCAGTACAGCTCCATAGCCTCCCTCGAGGCTGCGGCTGTGGATCTAAGACCCTTTCCCCAGGATgcgggcctgggcctgggcctggaggagaaggaggggctgCCGCCTGGGAGTTCCACGGTGACCTACTGTTCTAAACACACCAAGAGGCTCCTGTGGACGGAACCGCAGGAACCAGCAACCACCACCCTGGAGGCTGAGGGTCTTCGACCTAGCTTCTGCCAGTGGCTTCCATTTGGGGCCGCCACGGACCAGGAGGGATGCACCAACGTTGTGCACAATCAGATGGACTTCCAGGCGGTTGCGACTGATGCCGAGCCTAAAAAGACGCCTTTGACATCCAAAGAGGGCAGCGGCCAAGCTAGAGAGGCGGACCCGTGCCTCGCCAGCACTGCCCCTTCCAGACAGGCGGAGAGTCAGGTGAAGGAGGTGGTCGTCCCACACGTCTGCCTGGAGACCCCTGCCCTCTACCTCCCCGTTAACCTCCCAGTCCCAGCTTCCCCCCCGGAGCTCCGCGGCCTCAGGTACTTGACGCTCGCCTTGTCGGCGGACGGCATCGCCGGCGGCCCCTTCCACGCGTTCCTGCGGGAGAAGAGCTTGCGGGCCCAGCTGTGCCATCTGGCCCTGTGGCAGGAGCTGGAGCTGTTCCTCAGGATGTCTCTCAGGGCCCAGGGAGATGACTCCTTCGACGGGCACAAGCAGGCCGTGGCCAGGAGGATCATCCTTATCTACCTGTCGGAAGCCGCGGAGACAGAGGTCCAGCTTGAGGCAGAGACGAGCAGCCATCTTAGCAGACTCCTTCCCTCTGGAGCGGTTATCCCATGGATATACAAAGCCAGACATGAGATCTGCCAG GTGCTTTGGGTGTCGTACGATGCGTTTTTGGACGAGGAGGACAACTGTTTCAGTTCCTATGTG tTTGACAATGACAAGAGTGAAGATGAAAACTGTGGGTGGATACTGACCTCTAGTGGTCACCACACGGCAGAGCAGCAGCGGTGTCGCATGAGGGAGGCGCTGGCCCTGAGTCAGGCCTGCTGTAGCCATGGCGATGACGCATCGAGGGTGTCCGAGGAGAGCTGGGCTCAGATAGCACTTGAGGATGTGGCTAGGGGAGGGTCTGTCCACATGCAGTACATAAAGTGTG TGAAATACCTGCAGTGCAAGGCTGACATCATCTTCCAGGTGTCACAAATGCAACATGTCACCTGTGCGACTCTCTACAACGTCCAAGAGATGGTTTCAAAGTCTCTTGAAAGCACATG GTTTAAAGTGTACCAGGACACCTTCCCACCCTGTCCAACAGTGGTCACGGACACCACCCAGAGAGCAACACtgctgagcaacaaactg AGGAACGTCTGGAGAGTGCTCACCCGATTTATTAAAAGTGTCTGCAAATTCCGCAACGCCATGAAAGACCCGTCCACGAGAAGTACCTTCGAACAGTACCTGAGACACAGCTACGCCAGCTTCTCCGAAG CTTGTTCTGACATCATGTTGAACCAGACGCACTCAGacgcccccctaccccccaagGAAGAGGGGGACGCCCCCATGAAAGTACGCGTCATCAATCGCAAGGTCATCGTCGTGGACTTCCTGGTCAACGACCTGTCCTTCTATCTGGAGTGTGAGAG gttcCGCAGCTTGGCGGACGCGTGCGCGGTGATGGAGTCGGCAGGTATGAACGGGGAGAACGACCACGACATGCTGCACAAGAAGGCGGACATGATCGTCATGCTCTTCCTCAAGTCCGAGATCTCGCCCAAACTTCGG ATCAACATTGCTGAAAATCAGAGGGATTTCATTCTGCAGCATTTTTGGGAAGGGGAAGTAGACCGTGGCCTTTTTCACCCTGCCATCCTTTCCGTCTTCCCCAACCTGATCTTCTGTTGGAGAAA GTTTTGCTGTCAGAAGGTGACAAACAATCTGACCGTTGTCAAGGGGACAAAGAAGCCACCGCTGACCTCCCCTGACTACTTGAACCCTTTGAAAGACCAGTATCGAAAAATCAAGACAATCACCTCTGCCGCAG AGGAACAAACCACTTTGCGCTTTACCATCCACCATGGCCTCAGACTGATCCTGCCTCTgttcaggtcagaggtcaaag CTCTGAGCACCATCCGCATCTCAG TACCCAACTACCACACCCAGATGGCGGCATAA